A stretch of the Anaeromyxobacter sp. genome encodes the following:
- a CDS encoding hybrid sensor histidine kinase/response regulator: MISRQQLATLVERFGVGSQLTGGVLLVDDEPLNLRVLKDLLEERWTVHQATSGAEALRIAAAVPLDVVVTDQRMPGMSGVELLAALRELRPDLAGIVITGFADMQALESAINRAHAFRFLRKPWESDDVIQAVEQASALVAQGRTIAQLVQLLAARGEELKASLRTLQDQQQQLLHLERVGTLGRLASGIAHDLKNVMTGLRSAEAELQALDVDPDLRSFLALGLAHVDSLLRTLQTLRDFSRSGSLELVAGLVEPAQLVETSVAICRLDLSYRMRRVVPRVAPGLPLLRADGQKLIQVLVNLVRNALQASEDGGEVRISAEALPEGGLLLAVEDDGPGVPEALRARLFQPFATGRGEQGLGMGLYMARLIAETHGGRIAVGSGQRGGARFEVVLPSNGPVEGPPVDEERPHGPARAG, from the coding sequence ATGATCTCCCGCCAGCAACTCGCCACGCTCGTGGAGCGCTTCGGCGTCGGTTCGCAGTTGACCGGCGGCGTGCTGCTGGTGGACGACGAGCCGCTCAACCTGCGGGTGCTCAAGGACCTGCTGGAGGAGCGCTGGACCGTGCACCAGGCCACCTCCGGCGCCGAGGCCTTGCGCATCGCCGCGGCGGTGCCGCTCGACGTGGTGGTGACCGACCAGCGCATGCCGGGCATGAGCGGCGTGGAGCTGCTGGCGGCGCTGCGCGAGCTGCGCCCGGACCTGGCGGGCATCGTCATCACCGGCTTCGCCGACATGCAGGCCCTGGAGTCGGCCATCAACCGGGCCCACGCCTTCCGCTTCCTGCGCAAGCCGTGGGAGTCCGACGACGTCATCCAGGCGGTGGAGCAGGCCAGCGCCCTGGTGGCCCAGGGGCGCACCATCGCGCAGCTGGTGCAGCTGCTGGCGGCGCGCGGCGAGGAGCTGAAGGCCTCCCTGCGGACGCTGCAGGACCAGCAGCAGCAGCTCCTGCACCTGGAGCGGGTCGGCACCCTGGGGCGGCTCGCCTCGGGCATCGCCCACGACCTGAAGAACGTCATGACCGGGCTGCGCTCCGCCGAGGCCGAGCTGCAGGCCCTCGACGTCGACCCGGACCTGCGGTCCTTCCTGGCGCTGGGGCTGGCCCACGTGGACAGCCTGCTGCGCACCCTGCAGACGCTGCGCGACTTCTCGCGCAGCGGGTCGCTCGAGCTGGTGGCGGGACTGGTGGAGCCAGCCCAGCTGGTGGAGACCTCGGTGGCCATCTGCCGGCTGGACCTGAGCTACCGGATGCGCCGGGTGGTGCCCAGGGTGGCCCCGGGCCTGCCGCTGCTCCGGGCCGACGGCCAGAAGCTGATCCAGGTGCTGGTCAACCTGGTCCGCAACGCCCTGCAGGCCTCCGAGGACGGCGGCGAGGTGCGCATCAGCGCCGAGGCGCTGCCGGAGGGCGGGCTCCTGCTGGCCGTGGAGGACGACGGCCCCGGCGTGCCCGAGGCCCTGCGGGCCAGGCTCTTCCAGCCCTTCGCCACCGGCCGCGGCGAGCAGGGGCTTGGCATGGGGCTCTACATGGCCCGCCTGATCGCCGAGACCCACGGCGGCCGGATCGCCGTCGGGTCCGGCCAGCGGGGCGGGGCGCGCTTCGAGGTGGTGTTGCCGAGCAACGGGCCCGTCGAGGGGCCCCCAGTCGACGAGGAGAGACCGCATGGGCCTGCACGAGCTGGGTGA
- the hrcA gene encoding heat-inducible transcription repressor HrcA has translation MAAQGELDRRAREVLKALVQDYIHTGEPVASQPLLARHGLECSPATVRAVMADLEALGLLEKPHASSGRIPTAQAYRLYVDTLLKVRPPTSADRDRITSLTADAPDVSRLLEGTADLLHSLSHHAAVVTTPPPKVDPIRQVDFVRLRENRVLAVFVSQAGIVTNKLVQLDQPFDASELERAAAYLNERIAAASEAATSLATLRERILEDMRADHTALHGLMQKALSLAELALAAPPAEGRVLVDGEASFLDAPEFADVQKARALLKTFAEKDRILRVLDRVLLSQEVQIFIGAESEFATVPDVSVVAAPYGRAGRVLGTLAVVGPTRMNYARVIPLVDLTARELSRAIGRHGDG, from the coding sequence ATGGCGGCCCAGGGCGAGCTGGACCGGCGAGCGCGCGAGGTCCTGAAGGCCCTGGTCCAGGACTACATCCACACCGGCGAGCCGGTGGCGTCGCAGCCGCTGCTGGCCCGCCACGGGCTGGAGTGCTCGCCCGCCACGGTGCGCGCCGTCATGGCCGACCTCGAGGCGCTCGGGCTGCTGGAGAAGCCGCACGCCTCCTCGGGGCGCATCCCCACCGCCCAGGCCTACCGGCTCTACGTCGACACCCTCCTCAAGGTGCGCCCGCCCACCAGCGCCGACCGGGACCGCATCACCTCGCTGACCGCCGACGCGCCCGACGTGTCGCGCCTGCTCGAGGGCACCGCGGACCTGCTCCACTCGCTGTCGCACCACGCCGCGGTGGTCACCACGCCGCCGCCCAAGGTGGACCCCATCCGCCAGGTGGACTTCGTGCGGCTGCGGGAGAACCGGGTGCTGGCGGTCTTCGTCTCCCAGGCCGGCATCGTCACCAACAAGCTGGTGCAGCTCGACCAGCCCTTCGACGCCTCCGAGCTGGAGCGCGCCGCCGCCTACCTGAACGAGCGGATCGCGGCCGCCTCCGAGGCGGCCACCAGCCTGGCCACGCTGCGCGAGCGGATCCTGGAGGACATGCGGGCCGACCACACCGCCCTGCACGGCCTGATGCAGAAGGCGCTCTCGCTGGCCGAGCTGGCGCTGGCCGCGCCCCCGGCCGAGGGGCGGGTGCTGGTGGACGGCGAGGCCTCCTTCCTCGACGCGCCCGAGTTCGCCGACGTGCAGAAGGCCCGCGCCCTCCTCAAGACCTTCGCCGAGAAGGACCGCATCCTCAGGGTGCTCGACCGGGTGCTGCTCTCGCAGGAGGTGCAGATCTTCATCGGCGCCGAGAGCGAGTTCGCCACCGTGCCGGACGTCTCGGTGGTGGCCGCCCCCTACGGCCGGGCCGGCCGGGTGCTGGGCACGCTGGCGGTGGTGGGCCCCACCCGCATGAACTACGCCCGGGTCATCCCGCTGGTGGACCTGACCGCGCGCGAGCTCTCCCGGGCGATCGGCCGCCACGGGGACGGCTGA
- a CDS encoding class I SAM-dependent methyltransferase family protein, whose product MGLHELGDPGTGVVDFEAPFLVPAAAGSPAAQAVAAGPGAAPPRVRRYEELDGAVGRGVFFRPQRFSAEDLAPLTAAVTVTVAGARRECALVDVSQNGVAVAWPADLPVSPGQRLPAALRFDDHAAFTGEAHVGSVRQKDGLTVVGLSFVDFLLDVDEIHQLRAVRAWAPAGAGGPLERRPWRLAGHEKFKSLVSELGLYLEDARRELTAFEAELPWHVLNGPANPARAALVSRLRAGFVADVVDQTEQVDAALRQIPGGLANAAAREWSLRHLHDHLLQALSCQRALHKPFGYPGDYELMNFIYERQFEGPNLFARAVGLAFLSTRAPAAVRCRKDVVKAQLAALLARRAGSKEPVRVLSIAAGPAQELFELFEAMEDLPVPVEVVLFEQDRHALAHAWRRLRSTAVARFPEQVRCTFLHDSVKRLLRDEDLFADFGQFDLVYSCGLLDYFQRATATVLVRRLAAATRPGGQLLVANMVDHPIRWVMEWHLDWNLIYRTREDLLEIGWRAAPTAQARILEEASGANPFFELIPE is encoded by the coding sequence ATGGGCCTGCACGAGCTGGGTGACCCCGGGACCGGGGTGGTGGACTTCGAGGCGCCGTTCCTGGTGCCGGCCGCGGCTGGCTCGCCAGCCGCGCAGGCCGTCGCGGCGGGCCCCGGCGCGGCGCCCCCGCGGGTGCGGCGCTACGAGGAGCTGGACGGCGCCGTCGGGCGCGGGGTCTTCTTCCGCCCGCAGCGGTTCAGCGCGGAGGACCTGGCGCCCCTCACGGCCGCCGTGACGGTGACCGTGGCCGGGGCGCGGCGGGAGTGCGCCCTGGTGGACGTGTCGCAGAACGGCGTGGCCGTGGCCTGGCCCGCCGACCTGCCGGTCTCGCCGGGCCAGCGCCTGCCGGCGGCGCTCCGCTTCGACGACCACGCGGCCTTCACCGGCGAGGCCCACGTCGGCTCGGTCCGGCAGAAGGACGGCCTCACCGTGGTGGGGCTCTCCTTCGTGGACTTCCTGCTCGACGTCGACGAGATCCACCAGCTGCGCGCCGTGCGCGCCTGGGCCCCGGCGGGCGCCGGCGGGCCCCTGGAGCGCCGGCCCTGGCGCCTGGCCGGGCACGAGAAGTTCAAGTCGCTGGTCTCCGAGCTGGGGCTGTACCTGGAGGACGCGCGGCGCGAGCTGACGGCCTTCGAGGCCGAGCTGCCCTGGCACGTCCTCAACGGACCGGCCAACCCGGCCCGCGCCGCGCTGGTCTCGCGGCTGCGCGCCGGGTTCGTGGCCGACGTGGTGGACCAGACCGAGCAGGTGGACGCGGCCCTGCGCCAGATCCCGGGGGGCCTGGCCAACGCCGCCGCCCGCGAGTGGTCGCTGCGCCACCTGCACGACCACCTGCTGCAGGCCCTGTCGTGCCAGCGGGCCCTGCACAAGCCGTTCGGCTACCCGGGCGACTACGAGCTGATGAACTTCATCTACGAGCGGCAGTTCGAGGGGCCGAACCTCTTCGCCCGCGCCGTGGGCCTGGCCTTCCTGAGCACCCGCGCGCCGGCGGCGGTGCGCTGCCGCAAGGACGTGGTCAAGGCGCAGCTGGCGGCGCTGCTGGCGCGGCGGGCCGGCTCGAAGGAGCCGGTGCGCGTGCTCTCCATCGCGGCCGGCCCGGCCCAGGAGCTCTTCGAGCTGTTCGAGGCCATGGAGGACCTGCCGGTCCCGGTGGAGGTGGTGCTGTTCGAGCAGGACCGGCACGCCCTGGCCCACGCCTGGCGGCGCCTGCGCTCCACCGCCGTGGCCCGCTTCCCCGAGCAGGTGCGCTGCACCTTCCTGCACGACTCGGTGAAGCGGCTGCTGCGCGACGAGGACCTGTTCGCCGACTTCGGGCAGTTCGACCTGGTCTACTCCTGCGGCCTGCTCGACTACTTCCAGCGCGCCACCGCCACGGTGCTGGTGCGGCGCCTGGCCGCCGCCACCAGGCCGGGCGGCCAGCTGCTGGTGGCCAACATGGTGGACCACCCCATCCGCTGGGTGATGGAGTGGCACCTCGACTGGAACCTCATCTACCGGACCCGCGAGGACCTGCTGGAGATCGGCTGGCGCGCCGCGCCCACCGCCCAGGCCCGCATCCTGGAGGAGGCCAGCGGGGCCAACCCGTTCTTCGAGCTGATCCCCGAGTAG
- a CDS encoding response regulator, translating to MVDDPPELRRRWRRWLIERNRRGLRIALAIVAVLYPAFGLLDLALLPPAALAWLWATRLVVFGVTLALFPFTRSASWDRWGLSVTTGYAWLASAGIAVMTTYAGGLASPYYAGISLAITGAGLLFVWPVRAVAVTHASIVVTFVLVNVGAGTIGDPAVALSNLAFLSALALIAGVGQSLLFRTQREQHAQRVRLEQATANLERAHVELQQLDQFKSRFFANMTHELRTPLAMVLTPLELLMQGEMGQFTEAQRSSFLTMFRSALKLLKLVNDLLDLSRLEESRLRLEVAEHDLTAYLRGLTEETQVLARRKGISLTFEPAVAGPPAAVWCDLERLERVFVNLLSNAVKFTPPGGHVVVRLSADAAGVEVQVEDDGPGFPPATAGRLFERFYQVDMAGTRQHGGAGIGLALAKEIVLLHGGTIEAHSDGRHGALLTVRLRRGAGHLAAAALADPAPAGEGEGDSGPDWVVQLSARRDFRLLDIEEAAERRVVERDVDEGSRPHSVAVVEDSPQITQFIHMTLRRQFKVLTAPDGVRGLELIERELPDLVVTDLMMPGLDGLAMTRRLREQPRTRHIPIIMLSARGELDDRVRGLETGVSVYLTKPFSPRELLTSARRLVQAKEEAADLVLTQRMDSLELVAAGLAHELNNPLNYVKNALARVQLDTARVLTLSDQAAAGALPGAELQQLAKLGARVKELLGVADAGLKRMAGTVELMGRYGRAGYRRELSTPDAWEMVRTAVAVVLPATGRDVQVTMDLTGDGTLECVPEELGQVVTNLVQNAIEAVADGAGTVHLVGRGGADELVLRVRDNGPGIAPEAMSRLFTPFFTTKGPGRGTGLGLTITRRVVEALHGTLKVASTPGQGAEFTVRLPRRQPLATALTPPPALTPPPG from the coding sequence ATGGTGGACGACCCGCCCGAGCTGCGCCGCCGCTGGCGCCGCTGGCTCATCGAGCGCAACCGGCGCGGCCTGCGGATCGCGCTGGCCATCGTGGCGGTGCTCTACCCGGCCTTCGGGCTGCTGGACCTGGCCCTGCTGCCCCCGGCGGCGCTGGCCTGGCTGTGGGCCACCCGCCTGGTGGTCTTCGGGGTGACGCTGGCGCTCTTCCCCTTCACCCGCAGCGCCTCCTGGGATCGCTGGGGCCTGTCGGTGACGACCGGCTACGCCTGGCTGGCCTCGGCCGGCATCGCGGTGATGACCACCTACGCCGGGGGCCTGGCCTCCCCCTACTACGCCGGCATCTCGCTGGCCATCACCGGGGCCGGGCTGCTCTTCGTCTGGCCGGTGCGGGCGGTGGCCGTCACCCACGCCTCCATCGTGGTCACCTTCGTGCTGGTGAACGTGGGCGCCGGGACCATCGGCGACCCGGCTGTGGCCCTCTCCAACCTGGCCTTCCTCTCGGCGCTGGCCCTCATCGCCGGCGTGGGCCAGTCGCTGCTCTTCCGCACCCAGCGCGAACAGCACGCCCAGCGGGTGCGCCTGGAGCAGGCCACCGCCAACCTGGAGCGGGCCCACGTCGAGCTGCAGCAGCTCGACCAGTTCAAGTCGCGCTTCTTCGCCAACATGACCCACGAGCTGCGCACGCCGCTGGCCATGGTGCTGACCCCGCTCGAGCTGCTCATGCAGGGCGAGATGGGCCAGTTCACCGAGGCCCAGCGCAGCTCCTTCCTCACCATGTTCCGCAGCGCGCTCAAGCTCCTCAAGCTGGTCAACGACCTGCTGGACCTGTCGCGGCTGGAGGAGAGCCGGCTGCGCCTGGAGGTGGCCGAGCACGACCTGACCGCCTACCTGCGGGGGCTCACCGAGGAGACCCAGGTGCTGGCCCGGCGCAAGGGCATCTCGCTCACCTTCGAGCCGGCGGTCGCCGGGCCGCCCGCCGCGGTCTGGTGCGACCTGGAGCGGCTGGAGCGGGTCTTCGTCAACCTGCTCTCCAACGCCGTCAAGTTCACCCCGCCCGGCGGCCACGTGGTGGTGCGGCTCTCCGCCGACGCGGCCGGGGTGGAGGTGCAGGTGGAGGACGACGGCCCGGGCTTCCCGCCCGCCACGGCCGGGCGCCTCTTCGAGCGCTTCTACCAGGTGGACATGGCGGGCACCCGCCAGCACGGCGGGGCCGGCATCGGCCTGGCCCTGGCCAAGGAGATCGTGCTGCTGCACGGCGGCACCATCGAGGCCCACAGCGACGGCCGCCATGGGGCGCTGCTGACGGTGCGGCTGCGGCGCGGCGCCGGGCACCTGGCGGCCGCCGCCCTGGCGGACCCGGCACCGGCCGGCGAGGGCGAGGGCGACTCCGGGCCCGACTGGGTGGTGCAGCTCTCGGCCCGCCGCGACTTCCGGCTGCTGGACATCGAGGAGGCCGCCGAGCGGCGGGTGGTTGAGCGCGACGTGGACGAGGGCTCCCGGCCCCACTCGGTGGCGGTGGTGGAGGACAGCCCGCAGATCACCCAGTTCATCCACATGACCCTGCGGCGGCAGTTCAAGGTGCTGACGGCGCCGGACGGCGTGCGGGGCCTGGAGCTGATCGAGCGGGAGCTGCCCGACCTGGTGGTGACCGACCTGATGATGCCGGGCCTGGACGGCCTGGCCATGACCCGGCGGCTGCGCGAGCAGCCGCGCACCCGCCACATCCCCATCATCATGCTCTCGGCCCGCGGCGAGCTGGACGACCGGGTGCGGGGCCTGGAGACCGGCGTCAGCGTCTACCTGACCAAGCCGTTCTCGCCCCGCGAGCTGCTCACCAGCGCCCGCCGCCTGGTGCAGGCCAAGGAGGAGGCGGCCGACCTGGTGCTGACGCAGCGCATGGACTCGCTCGAGCTGGTGGCGGCCGGCCTGGCCCACGAGCTGAACAACCCGCTCAACTACGTCAAGAACGCCCTGGCCCGCGTGCAGCTGGACACGGCGCGGGTGCTGACCCTCTCCGACCAGGCCGCCGCCGGCGCGCTGCCCGGGGCCGAGCTCCAGCAGCTGGCCAAGCTGGGGGCCCGGGTCAAGGAGCTGCTGGGCGTGGCCGACGCCGGCCTGAAGCGCATGGCCGGCACGGTGGAGCTGATGGGCCGCTACGGTCGGGCCGGCTACCGCCGCGAGCTCTCCACCCCGGACGCCTGGGAGATGGTGCGGACGGCGGTGGCGGTGGTGCTGCCCGCCACCGGGCGCGACGTGCAGGTGACCATGGACCTGACCGGCGACGGCACCCTGGAGTGCGTGCCGGAGGAGCTGGGCCAGGTGGTGACCAACCTGGTGCAGAACGCCATCGAGGCGGTGGCCGACGGCGCCGGCACGGTGCACCTGGTCGGCCGCGGCGGCGCCGACGAGCTGGTGCTGCGGGTGCGCGACAACGGCCCGGGCATCGCGCCGGAGGCCATGAGCCGCCTCTTCACCCCCTTCTTCACCACCAAGGGGCCGGGGCGCGGCACCGGGCTGGGCCTCACCATCACGCGGCGGGTGGTGGAGGCGCTGCACGGCACGCTCAAGGTGGCCAGCACCCCGGGCCAGGGGGCCGAGTTCACCGTGCGCCTGCCGCGCCGGCAGCCGCTCGCCACGGCGCTGACGCCGCCGCCGGCCCTGACCCCGCCGCCGGGCTGA
- a CDS encoding tetratricopeptide repeat protein yields the protein MTRLPWSPPPSSGSQVRNLSNRLGNFSLVATLALAACGGSADPRLPLRDDATPALGTLAAAQGFGAGLIRTGDLGGARAAYEAELAGDPDRLSALNDLAVSYFLDGHLDAARRLLDEVVASGGPREQQAALLNLGELCAVEGHAEAAQAYLESARGVDATRPEPAYALALLADARGDAAGARALLREAVRLDDGSARAALVFAFVEERRHLEAMLLDLAGDRAGAELRWRELAAGRFPSLATAAARRLGEP from the coding sequence ATGACTAGACTCCCCTGGTCTCCGCCGCCCTCCTCCGGATCCCAAGTGCGCAACCTCTCGAATCGGCTCGGCAACTTCTCGCTCGTGGCCACGCTGGCGCTGGCCGCCTGCGGCGGCTCGGCCGACCCGCGCCTGCCGCTGCGCGACGACGCCACCCCGGCGCTCGGCACGCTGGCCGCCGCGCAGGGCTTCGGCGCCGGGCTGATCCGCACCGGCGATCTCGGCGGGGCGCGCGCCGCCTACGAGGCGGAGCTGGCCGGCGATCCCGATCGGCTGTCGGCCCTCAACGACCTGGCGGTCAGCTACTTCCTCGACGGCCACCTGGACGCCGCGCGCCGCCTGCTCGACGAGGTGGTGGCCAGCGGCGGGCCGCGCGAGCAGCAGGCGGCGCTCCTCAACCTCGGCGAGCTGTGCGCCGTGGAGGGGCACGCCGAGGCCGCCCAGGCCTACCTGGAGAGCGCCCGCGGCGTGGACGCCACGCGCCCGGAGCCGGCCTACGCGCTGGCGCTGCTGGCCGACGCCCGCGGCGACGCCGCCGGGGCCCGCGCCCTGCTGCGCGAGGCGGTGCGGCTCGACGACGGCTCGGCGCGGGCCGCGCTGGTCTTCGCCTTCGTGGAGGAGCGGCGCCACCTGGAGGCCATGCTGCTCGACCTGGCCGGCGACCGCGCCGGGGCCGAGCTGCGGTGGCGCGAGCTGGCCGCCGGCCGCTTCCCCTCGCTGGCCACGGCCGCCGCCCGCCGCCTCGGCGAGCCCTGA